GCTCGGCGCGTGCACACGAACGGACAATGTCTGAGGTTGAGGCCGCGCTTGGCCGCACGGGAAATGTCGTGGACCGTATCGCGGCGGCGATCTCTGCCTTCCAGGAAGGACTGATCGCTCCGTTCAGCAAAAGCGATAACGCCAAGGAACTCTTCGACACCAATTTGAAACTGGCAAAGGATATAACGATTGCCGCCAGATCGAAGCTGCTTGACCTCCTGGCAAACGTACTGGCTGCAGCTCAAGCTCAAGGGGAGATCGACCTGAAGGCATTAGAGGTATCACCCGCGGACCTCGCCGCGCTGATTGCGGCTGCGATGGATGGCATCAAACACAGCTTCAGCGCCGATGGGCGGTCGGATGACGCGTTGCGGCTATTGATGCGTGTTTTGAGTGTAGCGCTCAAACCAGAAGAAAAAAATGCCGATGGAACAACCGGATAACCCGTTCACGTTGGGGCAACGTGGGGGGTGGCCGGATGTACGCGCGGGAATGGTCTCTGGCAGAGCTGCTGTGGCCGCTTAGGATGGTCATTGCGATTGGGCGAGATTGCTTAACGGGGAAGTTTCTCCGTCTGAAAAGCCGCGGTACCGAAGATGGCTCCGGTTTAGATGGGCGCGCATGGCTTCGCGGGCCTGTTCGGAGTTTCCGCTGCTGATCGCTTCGCAGATGGCCCTATGTTCTCGCACAGTGTTTTGAATGTACTCGGGCGTGATGAGCGCTGGATTGAGTTCCTTTGAGAATGCCGGTTGCGGGAGTATTTGAAGGCTCATCAAGTTGAAGAACTCTATAAAGGCACCATTATTCGTCGCCTCTGCGATCGAGCGGTGGAAAACAAAGTCCAGATTGTCGAGGGCGGTTTCGTCGTCGATCGATGCCTCGAATTGTCGGGCAGCATTCCAGATATTTGATTCCTGTGCCCAGGAGCGGCGGGTCGCCGCAAGACCGGCCGCATGAACCTCGAATGCCATTCGCAGTTCCAGAAGGTCGATGAATGACGTCTTCAGGCGGCGAAGCGGCGCCAGTGCCAGCTC
Above is a genomic segment from Ensifer canadensis containing:
- a CDS encoding TetR/AcrR family transcriptional regulator, giving the protein MENENRKSALILDSALPVFARYGFQKTTMADIARATGISRASLYLAFNSKEELFRAGSARAHERTMSEVEAALGRTGNVVDRIAAAISAFQEGLIAPFSKSDNAKELFDTNLKLAKDITIAARSKLLDLLANVLAAAQAQGEIDLKALEVSPADLAALIAAAMDGIKHSFSADGRSDDALRLLMRVLSVALKPEEKNADGTTG
- a CDS encoding FadR/GntR family transcriptional regulator, translated to MDTLTSRTIQALKAHIIEGELDKGDKLGSLNDLSQRFGVSRTVIREAISALRSDGVVEARHGVGVFVRNVPTPEDLTGYDSELALAPLRRLKTSFIDLLELRMAFEVHAAGLAATRRSWAQESNIWNAARQFEASIDDETALDNLDFVFHRSIAEATNNGAFIEFFNLMSLQILPQPAFSKELNPALITPEYIQNTVREHRAICEAISSGNSEQAREAMRAHLNRSHLRYRGFSDGETSPLSNLAQSQ